One region of Gemmatimonadaceae bacterium genomic DNA includes:
- a CDS encoding alpha/beta fold hydrolase, translating to MPPTLKLRERQILTLLADGLSAPGIAARLSLSPDTVRWYIKQLYRDLDVSSRAEAIRVAMTRGLLDAPVQAAAAVAVTRSTIRYANNAGVHIAFQIVGDGPVDLLFMHGFVSHLDLAWEEPEYTAFFEHIGRSARVILFDKRGVGVSDRHVGPSTLEQTVADARCVLDAAGAKRAFIMGTSEGGAAAVLLASMYPERVHGLILSSASPFIGGHGTEFPWTTSAATQFAPLEPVPHRWGEPWALDRFAPSRAESLVFREWWSRLLRAATSPSVVETVLTNARAVDIRALLPSIATRTLVVHRVGDRLVPLSAGHYFATRLPHARLVELPGNDHVYFVDGELLARTVTAYLREPDAAPDVRTWIAIILCMAGAGARLDETKRAVLESNGARFLRQSDAAWTALFEGPSTALRCARQLRDLGTGRAGGMSLHVGACSVTDGIPVGAAFTRAMETAAATKPGEIVLTGMLRDILAGADVKVAVHSVAAGDADAPPSATWALVD from the coding sequence ATGCCGCCCACCCTGAAGCTCCGTGAACGCCAGATACTGACGCTGCTCGCCGACGGCCTGTCCGCACCCGGCATCGCCGCGCGCCTGTCCCTGTCGCCCGACACCGTCCGTTGGTACATCAAGCAACTGTATCGCGACCTGGACGTGTCGTCGCGCGCCGAGGCGATTCGCGTGGCAATGACGCGCGGACTGCTCGATGCACCGGTGCAGGCAGCGGCCGCGGTGGCCGTTACGCGATCGACGATTCGCTACGCCAACAATGCCGGCGTTCATATTGCCTTTCAGATCGTCGGCGACGGTCCGGTGGATCTGTTGTTCATGCACGGCTTCGTGTCACATCTCGACTTGGCGTGGGAAGAGCCAGAGTACACGGCGTTCTTTGAACACATTGGCCGATCGGCGCGAGTCATCCTGTTCGACAAACGCGGCGTGGGAGTGTCCGACCGGCATGTCGGTCCGTCTACGCTGGAGCAGACAGTGGCCGACGCGCGATGCGTGCTGGACGCGGCCGGCGCGAAACGCGCCTTTATCATGGGCACCTCGGAGGGCGGCGCGGCGGCGGTGCTGCTGGCCTCCATGTATCCGGAGCGCGTGCATGGGCTGATTCTCTCCAGTGCCTCGCCGTTCATTGGCGGGCATGGCACCGAGTTTCCATGGACAACAAGTGCGGCCACTCAGTTCGCGCCGCTGGAACCGGTCCCCCATCGATGGGGCGAACCGTGGGCGCTTGACCGCTTCGCACCATCGCGCGCGGAGAGTCTTGTGTTTCGCGAATGGTGGTCGCGCCTGCTCCGCGCCGCCACGAGTCCTTCGGTTGTCGAAACAGTCCTGACGAACGCGCGCGCGGTGGACATACGCGCACTCTTGCCGTCTATTGCCACACGCACACTGGTTGTGCATCGCGTGGGCGACCGATTGGTGCCACTGTCGGCGGGGCACTACTTCGCAACGCGGTTGCCCCATGCGCGATTGGTGGAGTTGCCAGGCAATGATCATGTGTATTTCGTGGACGGAGAGCTCCTGGCTCGCACAGTCACCGCGTATCTGCGGGAACCGGATGCCGCGCCTGATGTGCGTACGTGGATCGCCATCATCCTGTGCATGGCCGGAGCTGGCGCTCGGCTTGACGAGACCAAACGTGCGGTGCTGGAGTCGAACGGCGCGCGTTTCCTGCGGCAGTCCGACGCCGCGTGGACCGCCCTCTTTGAAGGACCGAGCACCGCCTTGCGTTGCGCCCGGCAACTGCGCGATCTGGGAACCGGTCGAGCGGGTGGCATGTCACTGCATGTCGGAGCGTGCTCCGTGACCGACGGCATACCAGTGGGCGCGGCGTTCACACGCGCCATGGAGACTGCGGCCGCGACCAAACCCGGAGAGATCGTTCTCACCGGCATGTTGCGCGACATCCTTGCCGGCGCCGATGTCAAAGTGGCGGTGCATTCCGTGGCGGCCGGAGATGCCGACGCGCCGCCTTCGGCTACGTGGGCACTGGTGGACTGA
- a CDS encoding YceI family protein, with product MRWEIDTTHSQVQFSVKHLGISTVRGTFGRFAGMIDEENGAVTGATVEIDVASLFSGNEQRDGHLKGADFFDVETYPTATFALKRFTRNGEDATAEGELTLRGITRPITLTGEIGGPATDPWGNKKVSASLNGKISRKEWGLVWNVALEAGGLLVSDEVKLSIEVQAAPAASAAIAVAA from the coding sequence ATGCGGTGGGAAATCGACACGACACACAGCCAGGTCCAGTTCTCGGTGAAGCACCTTGGCATTTCGACCGTGCGGGGCACGTTCGGACGGTTCGCCGGAATGATTGACGAGGAGAACGGTGCCGTCACGGGGGCCACCGTAGAGATCGATGTGGCGTCGCTCTTTTCAGGGAACGAGCAGCGAGACGGTCATCTCAAGGGCGCCGACTTTTTCGATGTCGAGACCTATCCCACGGCGACGTTCGCGCTGAAGCGATTCACCAGGAATGGCGAGGACGCGACGGCCGAAGGCGAGCTGACGTTGCGCGGCATAACGCGCCCGATCACGCTGACCGGAGAAATCGGCGGACCGGCCACCGACCCGTGGGGCAACAAAAAGGTGTCTGCTTCGCTGAACGGAAAAATCTCGCGCAAGGAGTGGGGACTGGTGTGGAACGTCGCACTTGAAGCGGGCGGCCTGCTGGTGAGTGACGAGGTCAAACTGAGCATCGAGGTGCAGGCGGCGCCGGCCGCGTCGGCCGCAATCGCGGTTGCAGCCTGA
- a CDS encoding MarR family transcriptional regulator: MTIRRPRAESTPIQSHQSESSSGAHALKATPEQAAALRLWVIMSRAHSAIAEHAAADIARHGLTLAEFAILEALYHGGPMLLGEVQRRILVSSGGITFLVDRLTAKGLVERRNCPTDRRARYASLTQRGDELTAAIFEEHAETLTQAMSGLSTQEQVHAADLLRTLGLSAASLPKPVVRPESKAASA, encoded by the coding sequence ATGACAATCCGCCGTCCGCGTGCCGAGTCCACTCCCATCCAGTCGCACCAGTCCGAATCCTCGTCCGGCGCGCACGCGCTGAAGGCCACGCCGGAACAGGCAGCCGCGCTGCGACTCTGGGTCATCATGTCCCGAGCCCATTCGGCTATCGCCGAGCACGCCGCTGCCGACATCGCTCGTCACGGTTTGACGCTCGCCGAGTTCGCGATCCTCGAGGCGCTCTATCATGGCGGGCCCATGCTGCTGGGGGAGGTTCAGCGACGCATCCTCGTCTCCAGCGGCGGAATCACCTTCCTGGTTGATCGACTGACTGCCAAAGGGCTCGTGGAGCGCCGGAACTGCCCAACCGATAGGCGGGCGCGCTATGCGTCACTGACCCAGCGTGGCGACGAGCTCACGGCCGCGATTTTCGAGGAACACGCCGAGACCCTGACACAGGCGATGTCTGGTTTGTCGACGCAAGAGCAGGTGCACGCCGCTGACCTGCTGCGTACCCTTGGCCTGAGCGCGGCTTCCCTGCCCAAGCCGGTCGTTCGGCCGGAATCGAAGGCCGCCTCGGCCTGA
- a CDS encoding S41 family peptidase produces the protein MTRTRKAAVASLLLLPLLAGGFALQARATRGGAQLLDQVLTFVALRYVDTLDAQALYEKAARGLVKELADPYTELFTPKQMAAFSRNTGGRYAGIGMQIVKQGGYVTIDKVFPNTPAESRGVQEGDRIVAIDTFQAAGWSTEQAQDKLLGEVGTAVTVTFARPGMAQPLKLDFKRAEIHVPAVAFRMMLDDRVGYIPLTRFSEQTTSDIAESVVELRKKGAKGLVIDLRGNPGGILEEAFAMSNLFLPKGKELLSVRGRGEYQKFVAEQEPLASDIPLVVLVDGGSASASEIVAGALQDYDRALVLGTTSYGKGLVQSVYNLDGGYALKITTGKWYTPSGRSIQKERKFNADGQFVEVISDSVESDSARKARPIFKSASGRTVYGGGAITPDLVVPADTISSKEQALARLMAPHFTKFFNAVGMLAQDQKGKIKPDFTANAAWREDLYRRLTADSVKIDKAVYDAGGTWADRYIESRVARVAFGDSTAKRHELKDDNQLRKAMDMLRKSSTQKEVFAAAAAEPSNSRPTLAKSSRGSN, from the coding sequence ATGACACGCACCCGTAAGGCCGCTGTCGCCAGCCTGTTGCTCCTCCCGCTCCTCGCCGGAGGCTTCGCCCTTCAGGCGAGAGCCACCCGTGGCGGCGCGCAGCTGCTCGATCAGGTCCTCACCTTCGTGGCCCTGCGCTACGTCGACACCCTCGACGCGCAGGCGCTGTACGAAAAGGCCGCGCGTGGCCTCGTGAAGGAACTCGCCGATCCGTACACCGAGCTCTTCACGCCCAAGCAGATGGCCGCGTTTTCGCGCAACACGGGCGGACGATACGCCGGCATTGGCATGCAGATCGTCAAACAGGGCGGCTATGTCACCATCGACAAGGTGTTCCCCAACACGCCCGCCGAGTCGCGGGGTGTGCAGGAAGGCGACCGCATTGTCGCCATCGACACGTTCCAGGCAGCTGGATGGTCAACGGAACAGGCGCAGGACAAACTGCTGGGGGAAGTGGGTACGGCGGTCACCGTGACGTTCGCACGGCCCGGCATGGCGCAGCCGCTCAAGCTGGATTTCAAGCGCGCGGAAATTCATGTGCCGGCCGTGGCGTTTCGCATGATGCTCGACGACCGCGTTGGGTACATCCCGCTCACCCGATTCAGCGAACAGACCACCTCGGACATCGCGGAGTCTGTGGTCGAGTTGCGCAAGAAGGGTGCAAAAGGCCTCGTGATCGATCTGCGCGGCAACCCGGGCGGCATTCTGGAAGAGGCGTTCGCGATGTCGAACCTGTTCCTCCCCAAGGGCAAGGAACTTCTCTCGGTGCGGGGACGAGGCGAGTATCAGAAGTTCGTCGCTGAACAGGAGCCCCTTGCATCGGATATCCCGTTGGTCGTGCTGGTTGATGGCGGTTCGGCATCAGCGTCCGAGATTGTCGCGGGTGCGCTGCAGGACTACGATCGCGCACTGGTGTTGGGCACGACGTCGTATGGCAAAGGTCTTGTGCAAAGCGTGTACAATCTCGACGGCGGTTATGCCCTCAAGATCACCACTGGCAAGTGGTATACGCCTTCGGGACGCTCCATCCAGAAAGAGCGCAAGTTCAACGCCGACGGGCAGTTCGTGGAAGTGATCTCGGATTCGGTCGAAAGCGACTCGGCGCGTAAAGCGCGTCCGATATTCAAGTCGGCGTCGGGACGGACGGTGTATGGTGGCGGCGCAATCACACCCGATCTCGTTGTGCCGGCTGACACGATCTCCAGCAAAGAGCAGGCGCTGGCCCGTCTCATGGCACCGCACTTCACCAAGTTCTTCAACGCGGTGGGCATGCTGGCCCAGGACCAGAAAGGCAAGATCAAGCCCGACTTCACGGCGAACGCGGCGTGGCGCGAAGATCTGTATCGTCGCCTCACGGCCGACTCCGTGAAGATCGACAAGGCCGTGTATGATGCCGGCGGTACGTGGGCTGACCGCTACATCGAAAGCCGCGTGGCCCGGGTGGCATTTGGCGACTCCACGGCCAAGCGTCATGAGCTCAAGGATGACAATCAGCTGCGCAAGGCGATGGATATGCTGCGGAAGAGCTCCACGCAGAAGGAGGTCTTTGCCGCGGCGGCGGCGGAGCCATCCAACAGCCGCCCGACGCTGGCCAAGAGCTCACGCGGCTCGAATTAG
- a CDS encoding HD domain-containing protein yields MSLFDLRKASVGDRVEHEFLIRDRSEKTTRAGLPFVVLTLANRSGIIDTAPIWSEKIEWAAGAEKGKVVQVIGDIGAFGDEGARRRQLQLSAPLRVLQGDQFDPSEFLPRVDMDFERLWDGIDKLRGGIVAPSVRRSVDLFFADDAFRVVFERSPASVNGHHAQLGGLLLHVLEVASIARHIARTVRHVNADLVVAGALLHDIGKVEAYAVGPEGFAHTASGMLLGHVTLGALMFDRRVTASGIALTSAQRDELLHLILSHHGALEFGSPVQPMTPEAEIVHWADEASAKATDMLDEFADPELFPLGGTGELSAKRSWRLGRRLWRRPVAWD; encoded by the coding sequence ATGTCTCTTTTCGATCTTCGTAAAGCCTCGGTGGGTGACCGGGTTGAGCATGAATTCCTGATCCGTGATCGGTCCGAGAAGACCACGCGAGCCGGGCTTCCCTTTGTCGTTCTCACGCTGGCCAATCGCAGCGGGATCATCGACACGGCCCCGATCTGGTCCGAGAAGATCGAATGGGCCGCCGGTGCTGAGAAGGGCAAGGTCGTTCAGGTTATAGGCGACATCGGAGCGTTCGGGGACGAGGGGGCGCGTCGACGTCAGCTCCAGTTGAGCGCGCCCCTTCGCGTCCTGCAGGGCGATCAGTTCGACCCATCGGAGTTCCTGCCGCGCGTCGATATGGATTTCGAACGCCTCTGGGACGGCATCGACAAACTCCGTGGGGGAATCGTCGCGCCGTCGGTGCGCCGATCGGTCGACCTCTTCTTCGCGGACGATGCGTTTCGGGTGGTGTTTGAGCGCTCGCCAGCCTCGGTGAACGGGCACCATGCACAACTCGGCGGGCTGTTGCTTCACGTGCTCGAGGTCGCGTCCATCGCGCGGCACATCGCACGCACTGTTCGACACGTGAACGCTGATCTGGTGGTCGCCGGCGCGCTGCTGCACGACATCGGCAAGGTCGAGGCGTACGCGGTCGGACCCGAGGGATTTGCCCACACTGCCTCCGGCATGCTGCTAGGTCACGTGACATTGGGCGCGCTGATGTTCGATCGTCGCGTGACTGCGTCGGGAATCGCGCTGACCTCGGCGCAGCGCGATGAACTGCTTCATCTCATCTTGTCGCATCACGGTGCCCTTGAATTCGGCAGCCCAGTTCAGCCTATGACGCCGGAAGCAGAAATCGTGCATTGGGCAGACGAGGCGTCGGCCAAGGCCACCGACATGCTGGACGAGTTCGCCGACCCCGAACTGTTTCCGCTGGGAGGCACTGGCGAGTTGTCCGCCAAGCGCTCGTGGCGGCTGGGTCGCCGGCTGTGGCGGCGCCCCGTCGCCTGGGATTGA
- a CDS encoding replication initiator protein A, with amino-acid sequence MTLAARRRPAIRGVFLDRSLEELPLFRLSDSADDTPVSFTADNGGRWRVIPAPGDRLPGTFDQDVYVELLHRYNEAGSPADGAVSFTLHSFLRSMGRRADGRTYEQLRGALARLERTTLESVGAYWSASTGHGDISFTILSSVAVQRRRVADREQLHLFGNLAAGEPGDARVILSPTLRANLAARHTVSLSSVRYHALSSPVARRLYRILEVARADGRLSWRLTLERLAEQLPLTQRYPSHLQRVLQPAHEMLLSAGLVRDIGIRQYDRIWHVDYVLGTRPRDET; translated from the coding sequence ATGACTCTCGCTGCGCGTCGTCGACCTGCCATCCGCGGAGTATTCCTCGATCGCTCGCTCGAGGAACTACCGCTCTTCCGTCTCAGTGATTCCGCCGACGACACGCCCGTGTCGTTCACGGCCGACAACGGCGGTCGCTGGCGCGTTATCCCCGCTCCCGGCGACCGGCTTCCCGGTACGTTCGATCAGGACGTGTACGTCGAGCTGTTGCATCGGTACAACGAAGCGGGATCGCCGGCCGATGGTGCGGTGTCGTTCACGCTGCATTCCTTTCTCCGCTCCATGGGTCGACGCGCTGACGGGCGCACCTACGAACAGCTGCGCGGAGCCCTCGCCCGGCTGGAGCGTACGACACTTGAGTCGGTTGGCGCCTATTGGTCGGCCTCCACCGGCCATGGCGATATCAGCTTCACGATCCTGAGTTCCGTCGCGGTGCAGCGCCGCCGCGTGGCCGATCGGGAGCAACTGCACTTGTTCGGCAACCTGGCCGCCGGAGAACCGGGGGATGCCCGGGTTATCCTATCACCAACGCTGCGCGCCAATCTGGCCGCGCGTCATACGGTATCCCTGTCATCGGTCCGGTATCACGCACTTTCGTCCCCGGTGGCACGCCGCCTGTACCGGATCCTTGAGGTTGCCAGGGCAGACGGGCGATTATCATGGCGGCTGACGCTGGAACGACTGGCCGAACAATTGCCGCTCACTCAACGTTATCCATCACACCTGCAGCGGGTCCTGCAGCCGGCGCACGAGATGCTGCTCAGCGCCGGATTGGTCCGTGACATAGGGATCCGGCAGTACGATCGGATCTGGCATGTGGATTACGTGTTGGGGACTCGGCCTCGGGATGAAACCTGA